The following proteins are co-located in the Arcobacter sp. CECT 8986 genome:
- a CDS encoding thiazole synthase, which translates to MSNILKIGKYEFNSRLIVGSGKYDSFQTTKDATLASGSELITVAIRRVNITNPNEENLLDYFKDTNVKLLPNSAGCFTADEAITTFRLMREATGIDLIKLEVIGDAQKTLYPDVIETIKACEILKKEGFTIMAYTNDDPIIAKRLENAGADAIMPLAAPIGSGLGIQNRYNVAFIKDAVNVPVIVDAGVGCASDAAIAMELGADAVLTNTAIAQAKDPIKMAEAMKYAVIAGRMGYEAGRIPKKPYATASSPVDGLIQF; encoded by the coding sequence ATGAGCAATATTTTAAAAATAGGTAAATATGAATTTAATAGTAGATTGATTGTTGGTTCTGGAAAGTATGATAGTTTCCAAACAACAAAAGATGCTACATTAGCAAGTGGAAGTGAATTAATTACTGTTGCTATTAGAAGAGTAAATATTACTAACCCAAATGAAGAAAATTTATTGGATTATTTTAAAGATACAAATGTAAAATTATTACCAAATAGTGCAGGATGTTTTACAGCAGATGAGGCAATTACTACATTTAGACTTATGAGAGAAGCAACTGGAATTGATTTAATTAAATTAGAAGTAATTGGAGATGCTCAAAAAACATTATATCCAGATGTTATTGAGACAATAAAAGCTTGTGAAATCTTAAAAAAAGAGGGTTTCACAATTATGGCATATACAAATGATGACCCAATTATTGCAAAAAGATTAGAAAATGCAGGTGCTGATGCAATTATGCCTTTAGCTGCACCAATTGGTTCTGGACTTGGTATTCAAAATAGATATAATGTAGCTTTTATAAAAGATGCAGTTAACGTACCAGTTATTGTTGATGCAGGAGTAGGGTGTGCAAGTGATGCAGCAATTGCAATGGAATTAGGAGCAGATGCAGTTCTTACAAATACAGCAATTGCACAAGCAAAAGACCCAATTAAAATGGCAGAAGCAATGAAATATGCAGTAATTGCAGGAAGAATGGGATATGAAGCAGGAAGAATTCCTAAAAAACCATATGCAACTGCAAGTTCACCAGTTGATGGATTAATTCAATTTTAA
- a CDS encoding AzlD domain-containing protein — MNDINTLLIILFVAIGTYFLRFSGLYLANKLNKIKNVDLFLEAIPVTLLISLIIPSIIKVGTIGIIASIISILIMYKTKNSFFAMSIAVFVVALHRNGLLL; from the coding sequence ATGAATGATATAAATACCCTACTAATTATACTTTTTGTTGCAATTGGTACTTATTTTTTAAGATTTTCAGGATTGTACTTGGCAAATAAATTAAATAAAATAAAAAATGTTGATTTATTTTTAGAAGCTATTCCTGTAACACTTCTTATATCTTTAATAATACCCTCAATTATAAAAGTAGGAACAATTGGTATTATTGCGTCAATTATCAGTATTTTAATAATGTATAAAACAAAAAATAGTTTTTTTGCAATGAGTATTGCTGTTTTTGTAGTTGCTTTACATAGAAATGGACTTCTTTTATAA
- a CDS encoding AraC family transcriptional regulator — protein MKNDNIIHDIKFHKPDVHKEIVVYEGHYNHFNYNKHVHEDYTISVIQKGKMSAFLRGFNYKFDKSSIITINPDEVHACGIIDNQDYKHRSLYIKPQTIKDILKENFSKNQLSFSNSHFNNDFLYQKLSFLTNEDNISLINKLSWECELIDIINYILKVNSKANDIIELPAHKVLIKKIIDYFNDNYFMQISLDDISNEFNISKYHFIRLFKKHTFVSPHTYLMLVRVEKAKTFLQKGFSIIETAYMCGFNDQSHLNKKFKTITGLTPGEYKKFFS, from the coding sequence ATGAAAAACGATAACATAATACATGATATAAAATTCCATAAACCTGATGTTCATAAAGAGATTGTAGTATACGAAGGGCATTATAACCATTTCAATTACAATAAACATGTACATGAAGATTATACTATTAGTGTAATTCAAAAAGGTAAGATGAGTGCTTTTCTTAGAGGATTTAATTATAAATTTGACAAATCGTCTATAATTACAATAAATCCAGATGAAGTACATGCTTGTGGAATAATTGATAATCAAGACTATAAACACAGATCTCTTTATATAAAACCCCAAACAATAAAAGATATATTAAAAGAGAATTTCTCAAAAAATCAGCTTAGTTTTTCAAATAGTCATTTTAACAATGATTTTTTATATCAAAAATTATCTTTTCTTACAAATGAAGATAATATATCTTTGATAAATAAATTATCATGGGAGTGTGAGTTAATTGATATAATAAATTACATTCTTAAAGTCAATTCAAAAGCAAATGATATTATTGAGTTACCGGCTCATAAAGTATTAATAAAAAAAATAATAGATTATTTTAATGATAACTATTTTATGCAAATATCCCTTGATGATATTTCTAATGAGTTTAATATTTCTAAATACCATTTTATTAGATTATTTAAAAAACATACATTTGTATCTCCTCACACATATTTGATGCTTGTTAGAGTAGAAAAAGCAAAAACATTTTTACAAAAAGGTTTTAGTATTATTGAAACTGCATATATGTGTGGCTTTAATGACCAAAGTCATTTAAATAAAAAATTTAAAACAATTACAGGTTTAACTCCAGGAGAATATAAAAAATTTTTTAGTTAG
- a CDS encoding AzlC family ABC transporter permease, which translates to MINNFKYGFKANLPISISVLAYGIVLGVICTSKSITFLQLALMNIFIFAGSSQFVIVDMITNPINLSIIIGSALLINLRYFLITASLNDFFKNSSINKKALFVHFVTDESWAVAINKKRSDLFVYLITAFFAIILERNISNISYIIVSSLIGCYVYVYINKKRSYE; encoded by the coding sequence ATGATAAATAATTTTAAATATGGATTCAAAGCTAATTTACCAATTAGTATAAGTGTTTTAGCATATGGTATAGTCTTAGGTGTAATATGTACATCTAAAAGTATAACTTTTTTACAATTAGCATTAATGAATATATTTATTTTTGCTGGTTCTTCACAATTTGTTATTGTAGATATGATAACAAATCCTATAAATCTATCAATAATTATAGGAAGTGCTCTACTTATTAATCTTCGGTATTTTTTAATTACTGCATCATTAAATGATTTTTTTAAAAATTCTTCTATTAATAAAAAAGCACTCTTTGTTCACTTTGTGACTGATGAATCATGGGCTGTGGCAATAAATAAAAAAAGAAGTGATTTATTTGTCTATTTAATTACTGCTTTTTTTGCAATTATTTTAGAAAGAAATATTTCTAACATATCGTATATAATAGTTTCATCTTTAATTGGTTGTTATGTTTATGTATATATAAATAAAAAGAGAAGCTATGAATGA
- the cutA gene encoding divalent-cation tolerance protein CutA — protein sequence MKAIIVQTTTNNIKEAKKIAKILLEKNLAACIHVSAVDSLYTWNNEFCEEVEYLLNIKTKKENFKKIKRKIKELHSYDVPEIVSFKIDELSKDYEKFIEENC from the coding sequence ATGAAAGCTATCATAGTTCAAACGACTACGAATAACATAAAAGAAGCAAAGAAAATTGCAAAGATTCTACTTGAAAAAAATTTGGCTGCGTGTATTCATGTCTCAGCAGTTGATTCTTTATACACATGGAATAATGAGTTTTGTGAAGAAGTAGAATACCTTTTAAATATAAAAACTAAAAAAGAAAACTTTAAAAAAATCAAAAGGAAAATCAAAGAATTACATAGCTATGATGTGCCCGAAATTGTAAGCTTCAAGATTGATGAGTTAAGCAAAGATTATGAAAAATTTATTGAAGAGAATTGTTAA